The Vigna unguiculata cultivar IT97K-499-35 unplaced genomic scaffold, ASM411807v1 contig_573, whole genome shotgun sequence region ttttactataaaaattCCTTGGTCTTGGTCATGGTCAGAACTTAGTATGACAactgtgttttatttttaattcattgaaAAAGTATGAAATGTGCTTGTTCGCTATGGAAAGGAAATTTACAAAGAagattttcaattaatttgtcCAAATTTTGAAAGGGTTTTGTTCTTCTGGGTATAGAAGCCCAAAGTTGccatttttaagaaatataaaatcttGAATTGGACAACAAAATTAAGTACCGAAGACAAAGATAGCGTGTACGCTTCCGAGTAACTTTCAGTTTCACTTCACTCTCTGTACTCTCCACTTCTTCTATCTCACCAAATAATCCTCCTCCACACTTCTAAGTAAGGTTCTCCTGTCACTTGAAACAGTGAATTATTCGTCCTGTTGTTAATGTTCAATGGCACCCTTCCAGAAAAAATCCAAGACCAAAAAGAAGACTAAGAAGTTCAAAAAACACAAACAGGTGAGTCTTGTACCTGTTGAGCCCAGAACCAGTGAGACCGATTGGTGGGACTCTTTCTGGCACAAGAATTCTACTACCCCAGGTATCTTCTCCTTTCCCATAATTCCATTCCCCTTCAAAGTTTCGAACTTTAATGGTTTATCATTGATGTTGTTCTGGAATGAAACCCTTCAAAGTCATGCATGTTTTTCTCTAGTGTTATCACCTGATCAATTGTCAACAATTTTGTTGTTTATGTCTTGTTGGTAAAGAAATAAGGGGGTTTCCACGCGTGGGTTTTCTTCCCACATCCCATTGTTTGAGGTGGTGATCTCATTCAAATTGCTTAGCTGTTTTGGGTGGTGTTACGGATAtgattgatttgatttgaaattttttttatttgaatgggTATGCTTGATGAAATGTGCAGGATACTCTGTACCTATTGATGAGGCAGAAGGGTTTAAGTATTTCTTCAGGGTTTCAAAGAGTTCTTTTGAATACATATGTTCCCTTGTGAGGGAGGATCTCATATCAAGGCCTCCATCAGGGCTCATCAACATAGAGGGAAGGCTTCTGAGTGTTGAGAAGCAGGTTGCAATTGCCCTTAGAAGGTTGGCATCTGGTGAGTCTCAAGTCTCAGTTGGAGCTGCCTTTGGGGTTGGGCAATCAACAGTGTCTCAGGTGACTTGGAGATTCATAGAGGCACTTGAGGAACGTGCTAAACATCACCTCAATTGGCCAGATTTCAATAGAATACAGGAAATCAAGCGTGGTTTTGAAGCATCCTATGGGTTGCCTAATTGCTGTGGAGCCATTGATGCAACACACATCATGATGACCCTTCCGGCTGTCCAAACCTCAGATGACTGGTGTGATCAGGAGAAGAACTACAGCATGTTGTTGCAGGGAATTGTGGATCATGAAATGAGATTTATTGACATTATGACTGGTTTGCCTGGTGGCATGTCATTTTCCAGATTGTTGAAGTGTTCAGCATTTTTCAAGCTATCAGAGAATGGTGAGCGTTTAAACGGAAGTGTGAAAGCTTTGGCTGGAGATGTTATAAGAGAATATGTGGTTGGTGGGTGCAGTTATCCTCTTCTTCAATGGCTCATGACTCCTTATGAAACTAATGGAGCTAATGCCATATCAGTTTCACAGTCTACATTCAATCAGAAACATGGAGCTGGAAAGGTTCTTGCTGTGAAGGCATTCTCGTTGTTAAAGGGAAGTTGGAGAATCCTGAGTAAGGTTATGTGGAGACCTGATAAGAGGAAATTGCCCAGCATTATCTTGACATGCTGTTTGCTCCATAACATAATCATTGACTGTGGAGACTCCTTTCAACCAGACGTTGCCTTGTCTGGTCATCATGATTCTGGATATCAAGAACAGCATTGCAAGCAAGTTGACCCTTTGGGGAGGACCATGCGAGATATTTTGGCCAAGCATTTACAGCAATAATGTACTTAGATGTTCATGATACTTCTGATGTTACCTTTGTACATCTGATCTACAATTTGACTTTTGACCGCGGCATTCTGTCTTTGAAATTAAGAAACTGAGTTTTCTCTCCCCTTTGGTTGGGAATTGTGATTTATCCCCTTGATtttgtttaatgttaattattctCGAAATATATGTTGCTGAACAGTTAGCTAGATTTTTATTAGCCTTCAGTCTTGTAGGATAATTTGTCCATGAGCCACTGTATCGCAGTAACTAGTCCTATTCTCTCTTGTAACAAATGAAATGATGCTTAAGACGCAAACATGACAGAAAAAAGTTCCATCGTAGCTTCTTCTGAGAGAACATTACATAAATTTACAGCAGGATCTCTACACTACAAGAACCGTAGATCCTCTATATTGAAAAACAAGTACGGTCTTGAACCATCTCTAGATTACAAAGAAAAAAGGTAAACGTCTAATGTAATTTAAACTAAGTTAAAATCCGGCTGACTTAATCTCCCTTAGTGGGAGGCTGCATGCATGCACAAAAGGgtgctttcttcttctttttctggtAGTTTCTTCTCGTCCCATCATAGAGATAATCTCGCAAAAGGACTTTTGAATTTCGTTCATCTATCATTGTCTTTCCTTTGCCTTCTTTTTCATCATTCAACTTCAGAAGTAAAAATTGCAGTCTTTGCACCTCCAACTGCAGCCGACCTATCTTTTCAGACCCTCTCCGAGCCTGTTCTGAAACTCTCCTCCTTCTGGCACTTCCACTCTCATTTGATTCTGCTGTATACTTCGCAGCAAAGGATGAAGTACCCTCTTCTACATTCTTCTTCAACTTGTCGTTGGCATCAAACAACTTTGTGATGGCTTCCTGGGTAGTTTCAAGCTGCCCTTTCACCGTATCCAACTCAATACCTTTTCCCTTTGTGGTCTCAGTAATTTCTAGCTTGCTCATCAAATCTTGCACGGTAATTTCAAGGTTGGTCAACTTTTGAGCATCAGAATATAGTCTTTCTAAAATCTTCCTCCTGTTGCCTTCTTCATGTGAATGTGGCAGTGTCAATCTTCTTGAGATCTCTAATTTGTCCACACTCAACTCCTTCTCAATCAAGGACTCTACGGATGGATATTTGTTTCTCAGTTCCTTGGTTGCTCTCTTTTGTTGGTATCCAGTAGGCACAATGGCTGTCTTCTGCGCCTTTCCAACTGTCAGTCCAATAACGCCATCCTTGTTAGCAGTTTCCCACAATTCGAGCATCTGATCATCAGTCTCAAGAGTTCCTCTCCTACCTATCCCATATGAACATTCAGACGTTTGATCAAGCATGATGTCTTTTGGCAGAACTTCAATTTCTGCTACAGGGACATCTGACACTGATCTCTTTGATTTCAGTTCATCAGAAGGTCCACCCCGATGCCCCTTCGTATCATGCATTTCAGTAGCATACTTACTTGCTTGAATATTTCCTTGGCGCCAGCTGAATCCAGATTTTAACACTTGAATCTCTCTCATTTCATCCTTAGTTTTGAAACTTTCATTCATCTGTTTAACAGCCGTTTCAATTACGTTGATTCTTTTCTGCATGTCTTGGAAATCTGGAAGTGCATCTATTGCCGCAGCATTCTGATGTTCACCTGTTTGTTGACCACCTTCATTGTACTTGTGAAACGCCAAACCTTTAACCTGGAaacaatgatttaaaaaaaaaaaaaaaaacttcattttgTCAATGTAACCAATGCAATAGTAGCTGGTTCCCAGTTGAAGATAGCATGTAAATTACCTTTGATACTTTGTCTTCATGTGGTTTTGCATGCCCAAGTGTTTGCATCTCCAAGGATGTTATGCAGTCATTCAGAGCACTGGCAGCAGGGACATAAGCAGCCAACTGAACCCGAAGCTTCCCGTTTTCACCTTCCAACTTGCAAACTCTTTCTTTCAGCATTTCACTTTCCATATCTTTGAAGTTCCTTCTGCGTTCAAGATCTTCACATGCATGAGCTAGCTCGCGCACCTTCTCTTCAAATAATGTTTCATTGACGGCAGAAATCTGCAGTCTAGTAAAGAGTGTGGCTGCCTGAGTTTCCCATTGTTTAATCTCATTTGTTCCCTTGAGTAGTTCATGACTTAGCTTCTCTTCCCTCACTTTAATTTCTCCAAGTTCTTGGCGCAGGTGCTTCATTTCTGCCTCCAACTTCTGATTCACTTCACCAAGGCATCCAAGCTCTTCATTTTGTCGATCCTTGTCGGaggataattttaaaatttgactaGCTTGTTCTTCAAGTATCACCCTGGCTTCATCATACTTACTCTTCAGAACTTCCACCAATCTTTGTAATTCTGTTTTCTCATCATGTAAAGTGCTAAGCATCTCTGCTGCTTCCAAAAACTCATTTTCCTTTTGAGACAACAATTGTTTTCCATTCCTAATCTGAGAATTTAACTGATCATTGACCGATTGAACCAATTTTAGTTCAATGCTTGACGCTGCAAAGGACTCTCTAAGATCGGAATTTTCCATTTGTACATCTTCTATTTTGTTCATCAGTATTTTTAGTTTCTCCTCGATGTTGGTATTTACAGAACAAAGTCTATCGAGATTGTTGCTTAGCTCTTTAAGTGCCAGGAGTTTTTCGAAGACAATGTTCTGGTAGACCAGCGAGAGATTAGATTGTGTGATTGTCTCATGAATCATAATGCAGATTTCATCTTCCATCTTACTTTTCTCTTCACCCAGGTCCATAAATCTTCTCATCAAGGAATTTTTCTCTTCAAAGGTTTTGCAACTTTCTTCCTTTATGTTTTGGTGATCCTCTTTCAAATCTAACAGCTGTTTGCATAAATTGTCTATTTCAGTAGCCATTACTTccattttttcttctcctttcctTATTGTCAACTTCAACTCCTGATTCTTCTCCATTATCTTTTGTACTTCTGCCTGCATTGTCAAGAACTGTGTAGACTGGGTTCTCAACTCCTTGTCTAGGGAATTTCTTTCCGTCAAAAGATTTTCGGCCTCTAATTTCAACTGGCCAAGGAATGTAACAAGAACTGAATTTTCAATGGCCACTTGCTGGCTTTCATTGAAAATTGTGACAAAAGAACTTTGTGTCTCTTGAATTTTGCCATGTACGTGGTTCAGAAGCTCCTGGTCCTTTTCAATCATATTTTCACACCAAGGCTCGCTGTTAACATCAAGAGCCTTCAACACCTGAAGGAGCCCGATCCtgagtattttaattttctcagaCAATGAATTAACATCAACTTGCTTCTGAGTGTTGTCATTctccaatttagatatcaatctATCAGACAGTTTGGAAGCCTCCAAGAGTCCCTGACACTCAACTAGAAGGGAGAAGTTCTTTTGCCCCAAATCCTGGATACATCTCTGCAAGATGAATATTTCCATTTGAGCATGTACAGATCTGTCCATTTCCTCTTCATACTCTTTTGTCTGGTAATCTGCATCTTCTTGGAGAACAAAGATTTGTAATTCCTTCTCAGCCAAGTGACATTCATGCAATTGCACAATTCTGGAATGTTCTTCCCTCTCAGCATATAAGGAAACAAGTAGCTCTTCCAACTTTAGAAGTGCAGATTCCCTTTCTGCTTTCAGTTCAGAATGCTTCAGTTCCAATTCACTGTGTTGTTTCCCAAGATCTTTCAGAGTTTGATGAGTGATGTTGAATTGTGAAACCAAGGTTTCTTTGTCAGAGTTTAGACTGGACTTCTCATGATCTAGCAACATACAAGAGTCTTCTAAAATCTTTGACTTTATCCTTAATCCTTCGAGCTCAGCATTCACGTCACATAGTGAATTTTCTAAAAGGTTGTTTTTTTCTGAGAGCTTCTCCAGCTGCTTAGCTGTGGTTTGTAACTGAGAAAACAGGGTGGCTTTCTCAGCAGCAAGAGTCGCTTGCTCCCCAAGAAAAGATTCGCAAGTTTGTTCCAATACCTTTACCCTTCCTCTAGCATTCTCAAGCTCCACAGTCAAATCTGAAAGAGACCTCTCCAAAACAGCATTCTTCTCTAAAAGATTCTCCATGGTCTCCACTTTTTCCTTTAGATCTGCTTTCTCATCTTTGTAGGTTTCACATCTTTCCTTCAGCTTCGAGTTCTCATCTTGCAAGTTCTTCACAGAAGAGGCAAAGCACTGCGGATCTAAGTCAGTTGATCTGACATCCTCCATCATGGATTCATGTATTTTCTTCACATCATTAAGCTCTTCTTTAAGATGGTAAATTTCTTGCTGGAGAGCATTTCTTTCATCTACCTGCAGTCCAACCTCCAGTTCAAGTTTCTTTATTATCTCCCTCAAATTTATTATCTCatccttcatttttttatagacaaagatgaagataatttaagctcatttagagttTGTTTTCCACTTTGACCTTGTGAGCTTCATCCTCTAAAGCCTGCTTATGGGATTCCATATTCTCCAGAATCTCAGCCTTACCATGAAGCTTGGTGGCAAGAGATCTTAGTTCTTCCTGAGATTGAGAATGCAAATTCTGCAGAGTTTGGAAAGCAGCTTCAGCCTCGATAAACCGCAATCTCTCCTCTTGTATGCAAGTCCAGAGTCTACCCAATTCTTTCTGCTTCTCACTAAGTTCTTCACCCTGAGATCCCAACTTCTGTGCAAAAGACTGCAATTCAGATTGCAAAGTCTGATTAGATGTTTCCAAGAGAAAACACTTCTGTTCAGAACTATGTAACTTTTCAACCCATCATTTATCTTGCAGTTTAGCTTATACACCTCCTCTTGGGCACAAGAGAGTTTATGCTCCAAACTGGAAATTATCTCTAAGCATTGTTGATAGCTGTGAGCTGCATCTTGCTTCTCTGCAGTAAGTTTAGCAATTTCTAACTTCAtgctttcaatttcattttttgcaTCATCAGCTTGTTCTTAATTATCCTTGCGTTCTCTTCAGCTTGTACGAGTTTCTCCTCTAGTTTTGACAACAACTCCAAGGACTGTTTATACTGAGCAAGGGCAGCTTCCTTTTCAGCTTCTACTCTAGCAAGGTCTTGATTTAAGGATCCAGCTTTAGTTTCAGCTCTACTAGCTCGTTCATTGAGTTCTCCTACATCCTTTTGGGCAGAAGAAATATGATTCTCCAGACTATATATTTTCTCCAAGCATTGCTGGTACTGAAGAAGACTAACTTCTCTTTCGGCCTCTAATTCATCAAGGGCTTCCTTCAAGGTTTGAACTTCAGCTTCAGCTATGTTTGCTCGTTCATTAAGTCCTTGAGAATTCTCTCTTGCACGAGACATTTCTGATTCCAGATTAGACAATCTCTCCAAACTCTGCTGATACTGAAGCAAGCCAGCCTCCTTTTCACTTTCTAAGTTAGACAGGGCTTTCTTTAAGGCCAAAATTTCTGTCTCAGCTTTTGTCATCCGTTCAGACTCAGATAAGACTTGAGTCCTACTATCTGGCTTTCATTGTCTTGCGCATTAATCTCTTCTACGTCAAGAAAATTGAGCCCCCTTCGAACGCGCCCTTCTGAAGACTTTGCATGATCTCCTGACATAAATAGATCGTTGAGCTGTTTCAAACCCTTTCTGCTTATACCACAATCAGTTTCATCAGTATAAGATCCATTTCTTTTTATGGATTGTAAATGAGTTGAAGCATCCTTTTG contains the following coding sequences:
- the LOC114172446 gene encoding protein ANTAGONIST OF LIKE HETEROCHROMATIN PROTEIN 1-like — translated: MAPFQKKSKTKKKTKKFKKHKQVSLVPVEPRTSETDWWDSFWHKNSTTPGYSVPIDEAEGFKYFFRVSKSSFEYICSLVREDLISRPPSGLINIEGRLLSVEKQVAIALRRLASGESQVSVGAAFGVGQSTVSQVTWRFIEALEERAKHHLNWPDFNRIQEIKRGFEASYGLPNCCGAIDATHIMMTLPAVQTSDDWCDQEKNYSMLLQGIVDHEMRFIDIMTGLPGGMSFSRLLKCSAFFKLSENGERLNGSVKALAGDVIREYVVGGCSYPLLQWLMTPYETNGANAISVSQSTFNQKHGAGKVLAVKAFSLLKGSWRILSKVMWRPDKRKLPSIILTCCLLHNIIIDCGDSFQPDVALSGHHDSGYQEQHCKQVDPLGRTMRDILAKHLQQ